The Eubacteriaceae bacterium Marseille-Q4139 genome has a window encoding:
- the miaB gene encoding tRNA (N6-isopentenyl adenosine(37)-C2)-methylthiotransferase MiaB — protein sequence MVRIGNQVFDADKIWAEAPEKEPGRQYYFIEKTREVLKARFEAEVASGRAMEKYGKELLDQMLAGEFYGTMFTQTFGCQMNARDSEKLIGILEQVGFVQGKDESADFVLYNTCTVRENANLKVYGRLGYLNGLKRKNPDKLIALCGCMMQEPEVVEKIRKSYRFVDIIFGTHNIFKLAELICLRLMEQHMVVDIWEGTDQIVEELPIERKYPFKSGVNIMFGCNNFCSYCIVPYVRGRERSRNPEDIIKEIEGLAADGVVEVMLLGQNVNSYGKTLKDPISFAELLRRVEKVEGIERIRFMTSHPKDLSDELIEVMRDSKKICPHLHLPLQSGSSRILKLMNRHYTKEQYLALVEKLRAAVPDIALTTDIIVGFPGETEEDFEETMDVVRRVRYDSAFTFIYSKRTGTPAAAMENQVPDDVVKERFDRLLTLVQDISKEVIARDQGKTEKVLVEEIDTHQAGYVTGRLGNNTVVHFEGGPELIGQIVDVSLDESKGFYFMGSRK from the coding sequence ATGGTCAGAATTGGGAACCAGGTATTTGACGCAGATAAAATATGGGCGGAGGCGCCGGAGAAAGAACCGGGCCGCCAGTATTATTTTATAGAAAAGACCAGGGAAGTTCTGAAGGCCAGGTTCGAGGCGGAAGTGGCCTCGGGCAGGGCCATGGAAAAATATGGGAAAGAGCTGCTCGATCAGATGCTCGCCGGGGAGTTTTACGGAACCATGTTTACTCAAACCTTCGGCTGTCAGATGAACGCCAGGGATTCGGAAAAGCTCATCGGCATTTTAGAGCAGGTCGGCTTTGTCCAGGGAAAAGACGAAAGCGCGGATTTTGTCCTTTACAACACGTGTACGGTGCGGGAAAACGCCAATTTAAAGGTTTACGGCCGCCTCGGCTATTTAAACGGCTTAAAGCGGAAGAATCCCGACAAGCTCATTGCCCTCTGCGGCTGCATGATGCAGGAGCCGGAGGTGGTGGAGAAGATCCGAAAGAGCTACCGCTTTGTGGACATTATCTTCGGAACCCACAATATTTTTAAGCTTGCGGAGTTAATCTGCCTGCGGCTTATGGAACAGCATATGGTGGTGGATATCTGGGAGGGCACCGACCAGATCGTCGAGGAGCTTCCCATTGAGAGGAAATATCCCTTCAAGTCCGGCGTGAACATCATGTTCGGCTGCAACAATTTTTGCAGCTACTGCATCGTCCCCTATGTGCGGGGGCGTGAGCGGAGCCGGAACCCGGAGGATATCATAAAGGAAATCGAAGGGCTGGCCGCCGACGGTGTCGTCGAGGTCATGCTTCTGGGACAGAACGTCAATTCCTATGGAAAGACGTTAAAGGACCCGATTTCCTTTGCAGAGCTTTTAAGGCGCGTGGAAAAGGTAGAAGGGATTGAGCGGATCCGCTTCATGACTTCTCATCCGAAGGATCTTTCGGACGAGCTGATCGAAGTCATGAGGGATTCAAAGAAAATCTGTCCCCATCTCCATCTGCCGCTCCAGTCCGGGAGCAGCCGGATCTTAAAGCTCATGAACCGTCATTATACGAAGGAACAGTACCTTGCACTGGTGGAAAAACTCCGGGCTGCTGTTCCGGACATTGCCTTAACGACCGATATCATCGTCGGTTTTCCGGGCGAGACGGAGGAAGATTTTGAGGAAACCATGGATGTGGTGAGACGTGTGCGGTACGACAGCGCCTTTACCTTCATCTATTCCAAACGGACGGGCACGCCGGCGGCAGCCATGGAAAACCAGGTGCCGGACGACGTTGTGAAGGAACGGTTTGACCGGCTTTTGACCCTTGTACAGGATATCTCCAAAGAGGTGATTGCAAGGGACCAGGGGAAGACAGAAAAAGTCCTCGTAGAGGAGATCGACACCCACCAGGCCGGCTATGTGACGGGACGTCTTGGAAACAACACGGTCGTCCATTTTGAGGGCGGCCCTGAGTTAATTGGACAAATCGTAGACGTATCTCTCGATGAATCCAAAGGCTTTTACTTCATGGGAAGCCGAAAATAA
- a CDS encoding SpoIIE family protein phosphatase translates to MGLRPWQKKSGCWMPGACCIGWQTAIFGSMSIRKQINREVADAMKKGKWKVRLQFKLLLGLVLMAFVLMLILAPAISGLYRSHMEDYYSQLAFNQASIAAEIIDGDTIKKYYEGGEKDTYYEEIRQYLLTVKQEMGLKYFYVVVPEEEQMVYIWDAGVEGEQGVCDLGDADAYYGGGNELMHAAFTPNAEKTILITNNDAYGYLASAYVAILDSAGNPAALSSIDISMDMIEQQIRQFMLLVLGITCSVLLMSIFACYFYIRRILIRPLGVLHQASLGLVEHKMEHLDQFEVEVHTGDEVEDLANAFQYMVRRLDGYIRNLASVTAEKERIGAELDVAAKIQADMLPCIFPPFPDRHEFDIYASMRPAKEVGGDFYDFFLVDDDHLALVMADVSGKGVPAALFMMISKTLLKSAAQAGLSPKSVLEKVNNQLCENNEAEMFVTVWMGILEISTGKMRCANAGHEYPAIRRRDGSFELYKDRHGFVLAGMEGTRYREYELELAYGDSLFVYTDGVAEATNVRQELYGTERMLAALNQAPEKGCRELLAAVSEDVDMFAGEAPQFDDITMLCLKMNRPDGDCMKKRSILPQIENLGEATAFFEELLRNEKVPEKIISQVNIAVDEIFSNIVHYSGATTATLGCEAGEQFVRIRFSDNGRPYDPTTEAPEPDITLDAEERGIGGLGIFMVKKMMDETAYEYSNGFNVLTLVKHW, encoded by the coding sequence ATGGGTCTGCGTCCATGGCAGAAGAAATCCGGATGCTGGATGCCGGGCGCATGCTGTATCGGCTGGCAGACGGCCATCTTCGGCTCCATGTCCATCCGAAAACAGATAAACAGGGAGGTGGCTGACGCGATGAAAAAAGGGAAATGGAAGGTTCGCCTTCAGTTCAAGCTGCTTTTGGGGCTGGTACTCATGGCCTTCGTTTTGATGTTAATCCTGGCTCCTGCAATTTCCGGACTTTACCGGAGCCATATGGAGGACTATTATTCGCAGCTTGCCTTTAACCAGGCATCCATTGCAGCGGAAATCATTGACGGCGACACGATCAAAAAATATTACGAAGGCGGCGAAAAGGACACGTATTACGAAGAAATCCGTCAGTATCTTCTGACAGTCAAGCAGGAGATGGGACTTAAATATTTTTATGTGGTGGTGCCGGAAGAAGAACAGATGGTTTACATCTGGGACGCAGGAGTGGAAGGCGAGCAGGGCGTGTGCGATCTCGGGGATGCAGACGCCTATTACGGCGGCGGAAATGAACTGATGCACGCTGCGTTCACCCCGAATGCCGAAAAAACCATCCTGATTACCAACAACGACGCGTACGGATATCTTGCGTCGGCGTATGTGGCGATTTTGGACAGCGCAGGGAACCCGGCTGCCCTCTCCAGCATTGATATTTCCATGGACATGATCGAACAGCAGATCCGGCAGTTCATGCTTCTTGTGCTCGGCATCACGTGCAGCGTGCTTCTGATGAGTATCTTTGCCTGCTACTTCTATATTCGCCGTATCCTGATCCGGCCGCTTGGCGTGCTTCATCAGGCGTCCCTTGGGCTGGTGGAACATAAAATGGAACATCTGGATCAGTTTGAGGTGGAGGTGCATACCGGCGATGAGGTGGAAGACCTGGCCAACGCCTTTCAGTATATGGTAAGGCGTCTCGACGGCTATATCCGCAACCTGGCCAGTGTGACGGCAGAGAAGGAGCGCATCGGGGCGGAGCTTGATGTGGCCGCCAAAATCCAGGCCGACATGCTGCCATGCATTTTCCCGCCGTTCCCGGACCGACATGAGTTTGACATCTATGCCTCCATGCGGCCTGCCAAAGAGGTGGGCGGCGATTTCTACGACTTTTTCCTGGTGGATGACGACCACCTGGCCCTCGTGATGGCCGACGTGTCAGGAAAAGGCGTTCCGGCGGCATTATTTATGATGATTTCGAAGACGCTTTTAAAGAGCGCGGCCCAGGCGGGGCTTTCTCCGAAGTCTGTTCTGGAAAAGGTAAACAACCAGCTCTGCGAAAACAACGAAGCGGAGATGTTTGTTACCGTGTGGATGGGGATTCTGGAAATCTCCACGGGAAAAATGCGGTGCGCCAATGCGGGGCATGAGTACCCGGCCATTAGACGGCGGGACGGTTCCTTTGAGCTTTATAAGGACAGGCACGGCTTTGTCCTTGCCGGCATGGAAGGCACGAGGTACCGGGAGTATGAGCTGGAGCTGGCTTACGGGGATTCGCTGTTTGTCTACACGGACGGCGTGGCGGAGGCCACCAATGTCAGACAGGAGCTTTACGGGACGGAGCGGATGCTCGCAGCGCTAAACCAGGCGCCGGAAAAAGGCTGCCGGGAGCTTTTGGCTGCCGTCAGCGAGGACGTGGACATGTTCGCAGGGGAAGCGCCGCAGTTTGACGACATCACCATGCTCTGCCTGAAAATGAACCGGCCGGACGGCGACTGCATGAAGAAAAGAAGCATCCTTCCGCAGATCGAAAACCTTGGAGAGGCGACGGCATTTTTTGAAGAGCTTTTACGGAACGAAAAAGTGCCGGAAAAAATCATTTCCCAGGTGAATATCGCTGTCGATGAGATTTTCTCCAACATCGTCCATTACAGCGGCGCCACGACGGCGACCCTTGGCTGTGAGGCGGGAGAGCAGTTCGTCCGAATCCGCTTTTCCGACAACGGAAGGCCTTACGATCCCACCACAGAGGCGCCGGAACCTGACATCACCCTGGACGCAGAGGAGCGGGGAATCGGCGGGCTTGGCATCTTTATGGTAAAGAAGATGATGGATGAGACCGCGTATGAATATTCCAACGGCTTCAATGTGCTGACCCTGGTAAAACACTGGTAG
- a CDS encoding polysaccharide biosynthesis C-terminal domain-containing protein, producing the protein MKTVKDTFTGKIFARLWAPAMASSVGWALSDMADAVVVGQKLGTTGLAAIGLILPVYMINCMVAHGLGLGGSVRYSRLLSEGKEEEATENFSQVICLAVLLSCFTAIAGSVFMDPLLGLLGTAREDGALYLATRDYLQVLTAATPLFYLSNILNYYLRNDGSQRRAGIGSITGNLCDIALNVFLVLVIGLGTRGAALSTALGQIITIAIYLPGVVNRGHGLRLRLPRGHWFGPAFSSLWAGLATSVQYLYQMIFFLVCNNLLIRLGGETGVAVFDVLQNTSYLILYLFEGTGRAMQPILSTYQGEYNQIGKRNAVRLGFAGGIAAGGLLIAFIELWPAGIGMLFGITGTPSESLAFTALRIYGLSALFAGINILLCTYYQSCGQEKAAFILETLRGAVLLIPMTFLFARFGLERFWWLFPVTEAGALAVFCVAAAGGRYGTASIDSERIFQRTIMSSASDVVSVSQELEAFCDRWGADARQSYLATMTIEEIGVAILKHGFQGRDDGYIQITALAGEDGGFELHLRDDALTFNPFSLPEDRAKRDGDFDVDNMGVLMIKKRAKEFYYRRYQGFNTLIIKI; encoded by the coding sequence ATGAAGACTGTAAAGGATACTTTTACCGGAAAAATTTTTGCGCGCCTCTGGGCGCCGGCCATGGCTTCTTCGGTGGGATGGGCCTTAAGCGATATGGCGGATGCCGTCGTGGTGGGGCAGAAGCTTGGCACCACGGGGCTTGCGGCAATCGGGTTAATTCTGCCGGTCTACATGATCAACTGCATGGTAGCCCACGGCCTTGGGCTCGGCGGTTCTGTGCGCTATTCCAGGCTTTTAAGCGAAGGAAAAGAGGAGGAAGCCACAGAGAATTTTTCCCAGGTCATCTGCCTGGCGGTACTTTTAAGCTGTTTTACCGCCATAGCCGGAAGTGTGTTTATGGATCCGCTTCTTGGACTTCTCGGAACAGCGCGGGAGGATGGGGCGCTATATTTGGCAACAAGAGACTATCTTCAGGTTCTTACGGCGGCCACACCCCTGTTTTACCTGTCCAATATCCTGAATTATTACCTGAGAAACGACGGGAGCCAGCGCCGGGCGGGCATCGGTTCCATCACAGGAAATCTCTGTGACATTGCGTTAAATGTGTTCCTGGTGCTCGTGATCGGCCTTGGAACCCGCGGGGCTGCCCTTTCCACGGCCCTCGGTCAGATCATTACCATTGCCATCTATCTCCCCGGCGTCGTAAACAGGGGCCATGGGCTTCGCCTGAGGCTGCCGCGGGGACACTGGTTTGGGCCGGCGTTTTCCTCACTCTGGGCCGGGCTTGCCACGTCGGTGCAGTATCTGTACCAGATGATTTTTTTCCTGGTGTGCAACAATCTTTTGATCCGCCTTGGGGGAGAAACAGGTGTGGCTGTGTTCGATGTGCTGCAAAACACCTCTTACCTGATCCTCTATCTGTTTGAAGGGACGGGAAGGGCCATGCAGCCGATCCTTTCCACGTATCAGGGAGAATATAACCAGATCGGCAAACGGAACGCCGTCCGCCTTGGATTTGCAGGCGGGATTGCCGCCGGCGGCCTGTTGATTGCCTTCATCGAACTCTGGCCTGCTGGGATCGGGATGCTGTTCGGCATCACCGGGACACCCTCGGAATCCCTGGCATTTACGGCCCTTCGGATTTACGGCCTCTCGGCACTTTTTGCCGGGATCAATATTCTGCTTTGTACCTATTACCAGTCCTGCGGTCAGGAAAAGGCGGCTTTTATTTTGGAAACCCTCCGGGGCGCCGTCCTTTTGATTCCCATGACATTTCTGTTTGCCAGATTTGGCCTGGAGCGCTTCTGGTGGCTGTTCCCAGTCACGGAAGCCGGCGCGCTGGCTGTTTTTTGCGTTGCAGCGGCCGGCGGGCGCTATGGCACGGCGTCCATTGACAGTGAGCGGATTTTCCAGCGCACGATTATGAGCAGCGCGTCGGACGTGGTGTCTGTAAGCCAGGAGCTGGAAGCGTTCTGTGACCGCTGGGGCGCCGATGCCAGGCAGAGCTATCTGGCGACCATGACCATCGAGGAAATCGGTGTAGCAATTTTAAAGCACGGATTTCAGGGAAGGGACGATGGGTATATCCAGATCACGGCCCTTGCCGGGGAAGACGGAGGATTTGAGCTCCATCTGAGGGATGATGCCCTGACCTTCAATCCGTTCAGCCTGCCGGAAGACCGCGCAAAAAGGGACGGCGATTTCGACGTTGACAATATGGGCGTCCTGATGATTAAGAAGCGTGCAAAAGAATTTTATTACAGGCGCTACCAGGGATTTAATACCCTGATTATTAAAATTTAG
- a CDS encoding RNA polymerase sigma factor, producing the protein MTEAAKIEQIYEEYQEKVRRYISGKIQNPHDAEDLVSNVFVKVYQKLETFDETKASLSTWIYTITQRTVVDWFRTAKIHMELPEVVPGSEDVETSMFQEELLGALAQALKSLPERERDLIILHYYTGYTLKDIAGRMGISYTTAKTIHNSALGRLKDKLARYRF; encoded by the coding sequence ATGACTGAGGCAGCAAAAATAGAGCAGATTTATGAGGAATACCAGGAAAAAGTCCGGCGCTACATAAGCGGGAAAATCCAGAACCCCCACGACGCAGAGGATCTTGTTTCCAACGTATTTGTAAAGGTTTATCAGAAGCTGGAGACTTTCGATGAAACGAAGGCCTCCCTCTCCACCTGGATCTATACGATCACGCAGCGGACGGTGGTGGACTGGTTCCGGACAGCAAAAATTCACATGGAACTTCCGGAAGTGGTTCCCGGTTCAGAAGATGTGGAAACTTCCATGTTTCAGGAAGAGCTGCTGGGAGCCCTGGCACAGGCGCTCAAGTCCCTTCCGGAAAGGGAACGCGATCTGATTATTCTTCATTACTATACGGGATATACCTTAAAAGACATTGCCGGGCGCATGGGAATTTCCTATACCACGGCAAAGACAATCCACAATTCGGCCCTTGGCCGTCTGAAGGATAAACTGGCCAGGTACAGGTTTTAA